A DNA window from Aspergillus nidulans FGSC A4 chromosome I contains the following coding sequences:
- the sun1 gene encoding SUN family protein UTH1 (transcript_id=CADANIAT00007482) — MKYSFALTLATAGSMAAAAQHQHGHHHQHSKREVVTVDGPTVVKYMLDNQLISAEKVCEGITDGTLAWANGQPPSDPCQASSTTSTEAYTPTATAAKFIETEASSSTATSTSTTVSVPSSTTSQPAASSSSASTATGLDAPFPDGELDCSTFPSDYGAVPLDYLGLDGWSGIQYVTLVGEIISDIITAVTGDSCTSGAMCSYACPPGYQKSQWPSTQGSTGQSVGGLQCKFGKLYLTNPDLSDKLCIKGVGGVKAKNTLSDHVAVCRTDYPGTESETIPISLNSGETKEVTCPDGATYYKWEGKTTSAQYYVNPAGTSQEEGCQWGDGSKPIGNWAPINLGVGENNGKWLSIFQNSPTTTEKLDFNIKIQGDNLSGSCKYEDGSFISDTGSNDSGCTVQVMSGDATFVFY, encoded by the exons ATGAAGTACTCTTTCGCCCTCACCCTGGCCACCGCTGGGtccatggctgctgccgcccagcaccagcacggtcaccaccaccaacacaGCAAGCGTGAAGTCGTCACGGTTGATGGTCCCACTGTCGTCAAATACATGCTTGATAACCAACTCATCAGCGCCGAGAAAGTGTGCGAGGGTATCACCGACGGCACCTTGGCCTGGGCTAACGGCCAGCCTCCTTCTGATCCTTGCCAGGCTTCCTCGACCACCAGCACTGAAGCCTACACCCCTACTGCTACCGCTGCGAAGTTCATTGAGACTGAGGCCTCTTCCTCTACTGCGACCTCTACATCCACTACCGTGAGCGTGCCCTCGAGCACCACTTCTCAGCCggccgccagctcctccagtgCTTCCACTGCCACTGGATTGGATGCTCCCTTCCCCGATGGTGAGCTTGACTGCAGCACTTTCCCCTCGGACTACGGTGCCGTGCCTCTCGACTACCTTGGTCTTGACGGCTGGTCTGGTATCCAGTATGTGACCCTGGTTGGCGAGATTATAAGCGACATCATCACCGCCGTCACCGGTGACAGCTGCACTAGCGGAGCCATGTGCTCGTACGCTTGCCCACCTGGTTACCAGAAGTCTCAGTGGCCCTCTACCCAGGGCTCCACTGGCCAGTCCGTTGGTGGTCTTCAGTGCAAGTTCGGCAAGCTGTACCTGACCAACCCTGACCTTTCCGACAAGCTTTGCATTAAGGGTGTTGGTGGTGTCAAGGCCAAGAACACTCTGAGCGACCACGTTGCTGTGTGCCGTACTGACTATCCTG GAACCGAATCTGAGACTATCCCCATCAGCCTTAACAGTGGCGAGACCAAGGAAGTGACTTGCCCTGATGGTGCCACCTACTACAAGTGGGAGGGCAAGACCACTTCTGCTCAGTACTATGTCAACCCTGCCGGTACCTCGCAGGAGGAGGGTTGCCAATGGGGTGATGGCAGCAAGCCCATCGGCAACTGGGCCCCGATCAACCTTGGTGTTGGCGAGAACAACGGCAAATGGCTTTCTATCTTCCAGAACtctcccaccaccaccgagaAGCTCGACTTTaacatcaagatccaggGTGACAACCTTAGCGGTTCCTGCAAATACGAAGATggctccttcatctctgaCACTGGCTCCAACGACTCTGGCTGCACG GTGCAAGTTATGTCCGGTGACGCTaccttcgtcttctactAG
- a CDS encoding uncharacterized protein (transcript_id=CADANIAT00007483), whose amino-acid sequence MTLRTTGCKTRGPRPRRSLSTQSAASSIISASVYSAFEQAFEAPPLPTLWLELAPPCAYCLARI is encoded by the exons ATGACTCTCCGTACCACAGGT TGCAAGACTCGAGGCCCTCGACCACGAAGATCGCTATCCACTCAGTCCGCAGCATCGTCCATCATTTCCGCGAGCGTATATTCGGCATTTGAACAAGCTTTCGAAGCCCCTCCGTTGCCA ACTCTTTGGCTTGAATTGGCCCCTCCATGTGCATACTGCCTCGCGCGCATCTAG
- a CDS encoding uncharacterized protein (transcript_id=CADANIAT00007484), with amino-acid sequence MGSSTALTTKVENGTPYQLEKSQVSRASTALLKHIKSKQSEREATAAKKTLIGDNDSDAEDTPIHNEAVWLVLTTKKHVVDKNRLKPGKISIPHSLNASPALSICLITADPQRSVKNIVSDPSFPEHLSSRIEKVIGYSKLKDRYKSFESRRQLLSEHDVFLADDRIVMRLVNTLGKVFYKSSKRPIPVKLAQIEKVDGKRVKKDPKQQQNQKDDENKVSLFASTAIVAKEIEKALNSAPVHLAPATTAAIRVGSSNFTPEQLSENIEAVVKGLTDKFVTKGWRNIKALHIKGANTMALPIWLASELWVEETDVVETIEDGEADGKNKKRKQIEGEGEQKLLEGSNKKSRKQKTADDDEEASSLAARKEKLEKQKAQALKDGEAAALKVSTGPAKKKKKSLS; translated from the exons ATGGGGTCATCTACAGCGCTCACCACAAAGGTGGAAAATGGGACTCCTTATCAACTTGAGAAGAGCCAG GTCTCGAGAGCTTCAACTGCGCTTCTGAAACACATCAAATCGAAACAGAGCGAGCGGGAAGCGACTGCGGCCAAGAAGACTTTGATTGGCGACAATGACTCCGATGCCGAAGATACGCCTATCCATAACGAAGCCGTCTGGCTCGTGCTCACAACGAAGAAGCACGTTGTCGACAAGAACAGATTGAAGCCTGGCAAAATCAGTATTCCACATTCGCTGAATGCGTCGCCGGCGCTCAGCATTTGCTTAATCACCGCGGACCCTCAACGCTCTGTGAAGAACATTGTTTCCGACCCATCGTTTCCCGAGCATCTCTCGTCGCGCATTGAGAAGGTGATTGGTTATTCGAAGTTGAAGGACCGATACAAGAGCTTTGAGAGCCGGAGGCAACTACTCTCCGAGCATGATGTCTTTCTGGCTGATGATCGGATTGTCATGCGTCTGGTCAATACGCTGGGCAAAGTGTTCTACAAATCTAGCAAGCGGCCAATCCCCGTGAAGCTTGCGCAGATTGAAAAGGTGGATGGGAAGAGGGTGAAGAAAGATccgaagcagcagcagaatcaGAAGGACGATGAGAATAAGGTCAGTTTGTTCGCGAGCACGGCAATTGTCGCGAAGGAGATCGAGAAGGCCCTAAACTCTGCGCCCGTACATCTTGCTCCGGCTACGACCGCGGCTATCCGGGTTGGGTCGTCGAACTTCACACCTGAGCAGCTGTCTGAGAACATTGAGGCTGTGGTGAAGGGGTTGACGGACAAGTTTGTTACAAAGGGGTGGCGGAATATCAAGGCGCTTCACATCAAGGGTGCCAACACTATGGCTCTGCCGATCTGGTTGGCGAGCGAGCTGTGGGTGGAGGAGACCGATGTCGTGGAGAccattgaagatggagaggcCGAcggcaagaacaagaagcggaagcagaTCGAGGGTGAGGGCGAGCAGAAACTCCTAGAAGGGAGCAACAAGAAGTCTcggaagcagaagacagccgacgatgacgaggaggcctCATCGCTGGCGGCGcgcaaggagaagctcgagaagcagaaaGCTCAAGCGTTGAAAGACGGAGAGGCGGCGGCTCTGAAAGTATCGACTGGCCCCgcgaaaaagaagaaaaagtccCTTTCATAG
- a CDS encoding uncharacterized protein (transcript_id=CADANIAT00007485), with product MKGTFSSFSRGQSILSEPPPLRLSTLELSASRASPCAPPAMRPPRHRRLSSASETSCCSLLGVSARPHPRSASASCSCRRPLHLQWSPRHRSPPPTARSPTRSAEP from the coding sequence ATGAAAGggactttttcttctttttcgcGGGGCCAGTCGATACTTTCAGAGCCGCCGCCTCTCCGTCTTTCAACGCTTGAGCtttctgcttctcgagcttctccttgcgCGCCGCCAGCGATGaggcctcctcgtcatcgtcggctgtcttctgcttccgAGACTTCTTGTTGCTCCCTTCTAGGAGTTTCTGCTCGCCCTCACCCTCGAtctgcttccgcttcttgttcttgccgTCGgcctctccatcttcaatggTCTCCACGACATCGGTCTCCTCCACCCACAGCTCGCTCGCCAACCAGATCGGCAGAGCCATAG
- a CDS encoding electron transfer flavoprotein subunit alpha/FixB family protein (transcript_id=CADANIAT00007486) yields MVFAARTSVLRAARAQFAPSRSFVFNQSALARLLSTLAVLEQRDGKLQSSSVSAIAAALKLGGPVTAFVAGAGVKATSAAEAAKYKGVEKVVAVENEAYEKGLPENYAPLLVENIKKGEYTHIIAGHSAFGKSLLPRVAALLDVQQVSDITAIESEDTFVRPIYAGNAILTVQSTDPIKVITVRGTAFQDAEATGGNASITDGTDPNAPAQTEWVSEELSKSERPDLATAPRVVSGGRGLKSKEEFDRIMIPLADSLGAAIGASRAAVDSGFADNSLQVGQTGKNVAPQLYLSVGISGAIQHLAGMKDSKVIAAINKDADAPIFQVADVGLVGDLFEKVPELTEKVKNA; encoded by the exons ATGGTCTTTGCAGCCCGCACCTCCGTGCTCCGCGCCGCGCGCGCCCAATTCGCCCCTTCCCGGtccttcgtcttcaaccagTCTGCGCTCGCCCGCCTCCTCTCCACCCTCGCGGTCCTCGAACAGCGCGATGGCAAGCTCCAGAGCTCATCCGTGTCGGCTATCGCCGCGGCCCTGAAATTGGGCGGGCCCGTTACGGCGTTTGTGGCAGGTGCTGGTGTGAAGGCTACCTCGGCGGCTGAGGCGGCTAAGTACAAGGGTGTCGAGAAGGTTGTTGCGGTTGAGAACGAGGCGTATGAGAAG GGTCTCCCGGAGAACTACGCcccgctcctcgtcgaaaATATCAAGAAGGGCGAATACACACATATCATCGCCGGCCACTCTGCCTTCGGCAAGAGTCTGCTCCCACGCGTTGCTGCACTCTTGGACGTTCAGCAAGTCTCGGATATTACCGCCATCGAGAGTGAAGATA CATTCGTCCGCCCCATCTATGCGGGCAACGCAATTCTAACCGTGCAGTCGACCGACCCCATCAAAGTCATCACAGTGCGCGGCACCGCCTTCCAAGATGCCGAAGCCACTGGCGGCAACGCCTCCATAACAGACGGAACGGACCCCAACGCCCCCGCCCAAACCGAATGGGTCTCCGAAGAGCTCTCGAAGTCCGAACGCCCCGACCTAGCAACAGCCCCCCGCGTCGTCTCTGGCGGCCGTGGCCTCAAATCAAAGGAGGAATTCGACCGCATCATGATCCCTCTTGCTGATTCCCTCGGTGCTGCAATTGGTGCTTCCCGTGCGGCCGTGGACTCTGGGTTCGCGGATAATAGTCTGCAGGTTGGACAGACGGGAAAGAATGTTGCGCCGCAGCTGTACCTGAGCGTGGGAATCAGTGGGGCGATTCAGCACTTGGCCGGTATGAAGGATAGTAAGGTCATTGCGGCAATCAACAAGGATGCGGATGCGCCGATCTTCCAGGTTGCCGATGTTGGACTCGTCGGGGATTTGTTTGAGAAAGTGCCCGAGTTGACAGAGAAGGTTAAGAATGCTTAA
- a CDS encoding putative translation elongation factor eEF-3 (transcript_id=CADANIAT00007487) produces MAFRVPDLIPALSANIWDTRDPVKDRIQGTPYKPYQPAKGKKPEQKEQPERTGTLEIVCGLISNKDIEKFIPALVKCIAFPDRVPETIHLLGATTFVSEVTGPTLAIMTPLLERGLKAEQATPIKRKAAVIVDNMCKLVEDPQIVAPFLPLLLPQILKLSGESPDPKENGLADPEARGKCKQALDTLTRVGNVVDGKIPEISTAGDISTVSAILKDILAAKFKSQAEKAEAVINYVAAIAGQLVDEKIAESADWTRNVLPYIAAIVGEADAPAIAETLRKRASPDAAAADAVESDEEEGEDLCNCTFSLAYGAKILLNQTSLRLKRGQRYGLLGPNGSGKTTLMRAINNEQLEGFPKKDEVKTVYVEHDLDSADTEQTVIGWTMKKLREVGLDPVQSEVESKLEEFGFLREQFEGPITALSGGWKMKLALCRAVFEDPDILLLDEPTNHLDVKNVAWLENYLRNSPCTSIIVSHDSKFLDNVLQHVIHYERFKLKRYRGTLSEFVKRVPSARSYYELGASDLEFKFPEPGFLEGVKTKAKAIIRVSNMYFRYPGVDRDQLQDITFQVSLGSRIAVIGPNGAGKSTLVDVLTGEKIATRGEVYHHENIRIAYIKQHAFAHIDNHLDKTPSEYIQWRFQTGEDRETMDRANKQVTEEDEKAELKIYKIEGTPRRVVGVHARRKFKNTYEYECSFLLGENIGMKSEKWTPMSTTDNAWIPRNEIMESHSKKVAEIDAQEALKSGNIRPLIRKEIEDHCAQFGLDAELVSHSQMRGLSGGQRVKVVLAACSWQRPHVIVLDEPTNYLDRDSLGALSKALKAFEGGVIIITHSAEFTQNLTEEVWAVLDGKMTPSGHNWVTGQGSGPRLEEKEGPDEIVDAMGNKIKVEKKVKLSSGDKRKQRKERLARKKRGEDVDDDEDF; encoded by the coding sequence ATGGCCTTCCGTGTTCCCGATTTGATCCCTGCCCTCTCAGCGAACATCTGGGATACTCGTGACCCTGTCAAGGACCGCATTCAGGGAACTCCTTACAAGCCGTATCAGCCTGCGAAGGGCAAGAAGCCCGAGCAGAAGGAACAGCCCGAAAGGACTGGTACCTTGGAGATTGTTTGCGGTCTGATCAGCAACAAAGATATCGAAAAATTCATTCCCGCTCTCGTCAAGTGTATCGCTTTCCCCGACCGAGTTCCTGAGACCATTCACTTGCTCGGAGCTACCACTTTCGTCTCCGAAGTCACCGGACCAACCCTTGCTATCATGACTCCCTTGCTCGAGCGTGGTCTTAAGGCCGAGCAGGCAACGCCCATCAAGCGTAAGGCTGCCGTCATCGTCGACAACATGTGCAAACTTGTGGAGGACCCTCAGATTGTCGCTCCCTTCTTGCCCCTGCTGTTGCCCCAGATCCTGAAGCTCTCTGGAGAATCCCCAGACCCCAAGGAGAATGGTCTGGCTGATCCTGAGGCCCGAGGCAAGTGTAAGCAGGCTTTGGACACCCTCACTCGTGTCGGTAACGTTGTGGATGGCAAGATCCCTGAAATCTCTACTGCTGGCGACATCAGCACCGTCAGTGCTATTCTGAAGGACATCCTTGCCGCTAAGTTCAAGTCccaggctgagaaggctgaggctgtcaTCAACTACGTCGCTGCTATTGCCGGTCAACTTGTCGACGAGAAGATTGCTGAGTCAGCTGACTGGACCCGCAATGTTCTTCCTTATATTGCTGCTATTGTCGGTGAGGCTGATGCCCCGGCTATCGCTGAGACCCTTCGCAAGCGCGCCTCTCccgatgctgctgcggcggatGCTGTTGAAtctgacgaggaggagggtgaagaTCTTTGCAACTGCACTTTCTCTCTTGCCTACGGTGCCAAGATTCTGCTCAATCAGACTAGCCTTCGCTTGAAGCGTGGTCAGCGTTATGGTCTGCTTGGTCCCAACGGTTCTGGAAAGACCACTCTCATGCGTGCGATCAACAATGAGCAGCTTGAGGGATTCcccaagaaggatgaggtcAAGACTGTTTACGTCGAGCACGATCTTGACTCTGCCGACACTGAACAGACTGTCATTGGATGGACCATGAAGAAGCTTCGCGAGGTTGGCTTGGACCCTGTCCAGAGCGAGGTCGAGTCCAAGCTCGAGGAGTTCGGTTTCCTCCGTGAGCAGTTCGAGGGTCCTATCACCGCGCTGTCTGGTGgttggaagatgaagctggCTCTTTGCCGTGCCGTTTTCGAGGACCccgatatcctcctcctcgacgaaCCCACTAACCACTTGGACGTCAAGAACGTTGCCTGGTTGGAGAACTACCTCCGCAACTCCCCTTGCACTTCCATCATTGTCTCCCACGACAGTAAGTTCTTGGACAACGTCCTGCAACACGTTATCCACtacgagcgcttcaagcTCAAGCGTTACCGCGGTACTCTGAGCGAGTTCGTCAAGCGTGTTCCTTCTGCTCGCTCCTACTACGAGCTTGGTGCTTCCGACTTGGAGTTCAAGTTCCCCGAGCCCGGTTTCCTCGAGGGtgtcaagaccaaggccaaGGCCATCATTCGTGTCAGCAACATGTACTTCCGCTACCCTGGTGTGGACAGGGACCAGCTCCAGGACATCACCTTCCAAGTCTCCTTGGGATCCCGTATCGCCGTCATTGGTCCCAACGGTGCTGGTAAATCCACCCTTGTCGATGTCTTGACCGGTGAGAAGATTGCCACCCGCGGTGAAGTCTACCACCACGAGAACATCCGTATTGCCTACATTAAGCAGCACGCTTTCGCTCACATTGATAACCACCTCGACAAGACCCCGTCCGAGTACATCCAGTGGCGTTTCCAGACTGGTGAGGATCGTGAGACCATGGATCGTGCCAACAAGCAGGTcaccgaggaggatgagaaggctgagTTGAAGATCTACAAGATCGAGGGTACTCCTCGTCGTGTTGTCGGTGTCCACGCCCGTCGCAAGTTCAAGAACACCTACGAGTACGAGTGTTCCTTCTTGCTTGGTGAGAACATTGGCATGAAGAGCGAGAAGTGGACGCCCATGAGCACCACTGACAACGCCTGGATTCCCCGTAACGAGATCATGGAGTCTCACTCCAAGAAGGTTGCCGAGATTGATGCCCAGGAGGCTCTCAAGAGCGGTAACATCCGCCCCCTCATCCgaaaggagattgaagatcaCTGCGCCCAGTTCGGTCTCGACGCCGAACTTGTTTCCCACTCTCAGATGCGTGGTCTCTCCGGTGGTCAGCGTGTTAAGGTTGTTCTGGCTGCTTGCTCTTGGCAGCGCCCTCACGTCATCGTTCTCGACGAACCCACCAACTACCTCGACCGTGACTCCCTTGGTGCCCTTTCCAAGGCTCTGAAGGCCTTCGAGGGTGGTGTCATTATCATCACTCACTCTGCCGAGTTCACTCAGAACCTTACCGAGGAAGTCTGGGCTGTCTTGGACGGAAAGATGACTCCTTCCGGTCACAACTGGGTTACTGGTCAGGGAAGCGGTCCTCGtttggaggagaaggagggtCCTGATGAGATTGTCGATGCTATGGGTAACAAGatcaaggttgagaagaaggtcaagtTGAGCTCTGGTGACAAGCGAAAACAGAGGAAGGAGCgtctggcgaggaagaagcgtggcgaggatgttgatgatgatgaggacttTTGA
- a CDS encoding putative glutamine-serine rich protein MS8 (transcript_id=CADANIAT00007488): MSYNHNQYGGPPDQGYYGGPGYGDHGNYPQQQYGGQPQQQGYYPPQQQQPYGQPPHDPAYSAGPPPYQQGHHYPQQPPQGAYGQPPYGQQHPGHYGHDPNANYGHDRGHSPYPPQQQQQYHKPHGGENSSYYGGHHAEYPAPQQGNAQVPVGAEGERGLGSTLLGGAAGSFLGHKMGGGALGTVGGAVAGAVGMNVASKMHKKHKKKKKYGRKRSGSSSSSSSSSSSSSSS, encoded by the exons ATGTCGTATAACCACAACCAGTACGGCGGCCCACCCGACCAAGGGTATTACGGAGGGCCTGGATACGGAGACCATGGCAACTATCCTCAGCAACAATATGGTGGGCAACCACAGCAACAAGGCTATTACCCGCCTCAG CAACAGCAGCCTTATGGTCAGCCCCCGCACGATCCGGCATACTCGGCCGGTCCTCCCCCGTATCAACAGGGTCACCACtaccctcaacagcctccaCAAGGTGCATACGGTCAACCACCTTACGGCCAACAACATCCCGGACATTATGGACATGACCCAAATGCGAACTATGGCCATGATCGCGGCCACTCCCCGTACCCTccccaacagcagcaacaatatCACAAGCCCCATGGTGGCGAGAATTCTTCCTATTACGGTGGACACCATGCAGAATATCCAGCTCCACAGCAGGGAAATGCGCAAGTGCCGGTTGGTGCtgaaggggaaagaggaTTGGGATCGACGTTGCTCGGCGGCGCCGCTGGTAGCTTTCTAGGGCACAAGATG GGTGGGGGCGCTCTAGGGACCGTAGGAGGTGCCGTGGCAGGCGCGGTAGGAATGAATGTCGCTTCCAAGAT GCACAAGAAgcacaagaagaagaagaagtacggcCGCAAGCGCTCAGGCAGCTCCAGTTCGTCGAGCTCGTCGAGTTCCAGCTCTAGCAGCTCTTAA